From one Mya arenaria isolate MELC-2E11 chromosome 4, ASM2691426v1 genomic stretch:
- the LOC128231040 gene encoding uncharacterized protein LOC128231040: MDEEQEYSKALEAFNKVYKTEIPGLKPLQAKTLNVLLSGKDCVCCLPTGYGKSLIFEILPFIDPTCLVLVVEPFNVIMVQECQKLGDSAICLSAESDLGPVKDGKVKYIFCHPEDILNNKSIIELFRCEHMNERKTFLVIDEAHCVLEWGDDFRPNYKQLANLRSVFVCNVLALSATVTCVGQRELIKNLHLIDCECVCAPPTMANIELIVLKRPSATARGNCASTPYDYIFERVLHELNDLGSQFPITVIYCKSMQWIGYGYQLAREILNNKFYVGDQIPENARVVMFHSSIEGSSGKFKVIVIIWEHCSIRLVFASVALGMGAHLQQFKRVIHAGPPSSLETYVQEIGRCGRGGAHANAILYYNNSDLGIQHMQASMKDYCKTDKCKREFINEHFGFDLSDRPTICCNICQSDLGLEWDFSQLLIK; the protein is encoded by the exons ATGGATGAg GAACAAGAATATTCAAAGGCCTTAGAAGCCTTCAACAAGGTCTATAAAACTGAAATTCCTGGATTAAAGCCTCTGcaagcaaaaacattaaatgtgcTGCTTTCTGGAAAGGATTGTGTCTGCTGCCTCCCAACTGGCTATGGGAAATCTCTTATCTTTGAAATTCTTCCATTCATTGACCCAACTTGTTTAGTATTAGTAGTGGAACCTTTTAACGTGATCATGGTGCAAGAGTGCCAGAAGCTTGGTGACTCAGCTATTTGTCTTTCAGCGGAAAGTGATTTAGGTCCCGTCAAAGATGGAAAAgtgaagtatattttttgccATCCAGAggacattttaaataacaagagcATCATTGAGCTGTTTAGATGTGAACATAtgaatgaaagaaaaacattctTAGTCATTGATGAGGCGCATTGCGTTTTGGAATGGGGCGACGACTTTAGACCTAATTACAAACAACTAGCTAACTTAagatctgtttttgtttgtaatgtgTTAGCTCTTTCAGCAACGGTGACATGTGTTGGACAAAGggaacttattaaaaacttaCATCTCATAGATTGTGAATGTGTTTGTGCTCCGCCAACAATGGCAAACATTGAACTTATTGTGCTAAAAAGACCAAGTGCTACTGCCAGAGGAAACTGTGCAAGCACTCCCTATGATTACATCTTTGAAAGGGTACTGCACGAGCTCAATGATCTAGGTAGCCAGTTCCCAATCACTGTTATTTACTGTAAGTCTATGCAGTGGATAGGCTATGGATACCAGCTGGCCAGAGAAATCCTGAATAACAAGTTCTATGTTGGTGATCAGATTCCAGAAAATGCACGGGTAGTGATGTTCCACTCCTCAATAGAAGGCAGCAGTGGTAAG TTTAAGGTCATTGTGATAATCTGGGAGCATTGCAGCATCAGACTGGTGTTTGCATCAGTGGCTCTTGGCATGGGAGCACACCTGCAGCAGTTCAAGCGTGTGATACATGCTGGCCCGCCATCTTCATTAGAAA catATGTTCAAGAAATTGGACGGTGCGGAAGAGGTGGTGCACATGCTAATGCCATCCTGTACTACAATAACAGTGACCTAGGTATTCAGCACATGCAAGCAAGCATGAAGGATTATTGTAAAACAGACAAATGCAAGAGGGAatttataaatgaacattttggaTTTGATCTGTCTGATAGGCCAACTATTTGTTGTAATATCTGCCAATCTGATCTTGGTTTGGAATGGGATTTTTCTCagctattaataaaataa